One part of the Magallana gigas chromosome 5, xbMagGiga1.1, whole genome shotgun sequence genome encodes these proteins:
- the LOC105337119 gene encoding growth hormone secretagogue receptor type 1 — MSNTSTFFNKSEEPIVESSTLSFDYARTDVSASVFEYVNYVFLPLSIVMGTVGNFLTIVVMRSERFAGSPSSYLLIVLAISDSVAILSQPFNKLFFIDLVGTDIRALHDINCKLYIMIRRLSKMTSSWTVVGLCIERFIAVWFPLKAKLLITKRSVSAFTLSVVAIIITYTGIWSYASKVVNGKCNPDVYNYTDQRERTKFGIMLQGGTAIYSNVPTVLLMILTTLIIIKLFQHRRKRRSLTQRPSSTSDQGGKITAMLIGIVIAYVILILPITVLHNTAYQKRVKAFTETSSGFSLFTEVVQLMEQLNYCLNFFLYIMTSRQFRETLFQILTSKCHCKRTTQVELPIDTKRTRY; from the coding sequence ATGTCGAATACCTCTACGTTTTTCAATAAATCGGAAGAACCTATAGTCGAATCTTCAACACTTTCTTTCGACTACGCACGAACAGACGTTTCCGCCTCAGTTTTCGAGTACGTAAATTATGTATTCCTTCCACTCTCTATTGTAATGGGAACCGTTGGTAACTTTCTGACCATCGTAGTCATGCGCAGTGAACGTTTTGCTGGTTCCCCGTCTTCTTATCTCCTAATTGTCCTCGCTATATCTGATTCAGTTGCTATTCTTTCTCAGCCGTTTAACaagttatttttcattgatttggTTGGCACGGATATAAGAGCACTTCATGATATAAATTGTAAACTGTACATCATGATTCGACGGTTGTCTAAAATGACGTCATCATGGACGGTTGTTGGCCTGTGTATCGAGCGATTCATAGCTGTGTGGTTCCCATTGAAAGCTAAACTTCTGATCACCAAACGATCAGTCTCGGCCTTTACCCTGAGCGTCGTAGCCATCATCATCACGTACACTGGTATTTGGAGCTACGCCTCGAAAGTTGTCAACGGAAAATGCAACCCGGATGTCTACAACTACACGGACCAAAGGGAGAGGACCAAATTTGGAATAATGCTTCAAGGCGGCACAGCTATCTACTCCAACGTTCCAACCGTCTTACTAATGATACTGACTACGCTCATTATCATCAAACTGTTTCAACATCGGCGAAAACGAAGAAGCTTGACTCAAAGACCCTCGTCAACCAGCGACCAGGGCGGGAAAATCACGGCCATGTTGATAGGCATCGTCATTGCCTACGTCATTTTGATCCTGCCAATCACAGTGCTGCACAACACGGCCTACCAGAAAAGGGTGAAAGCTTTCACGGAGACGTCCTCGGGCTTTAGTCTTTTTACGGAAGTCGTACAACTGATGGAACAACTTAATTATTGCCTGAATTTCTTCTTGTATATCATGACGTCAAGGCAATTTAGAGAAACgctctttcaaattttgacgtCCAAATGTCACTGCAAACGTACAACACAAGTAGAATTACCCATTGACACAAAAAGAACAAGATATTAA